One Bacteroidia bacterium DNA segment encodes these proteins:
- a CDS encoding OmpA family protein has protein sequence MRLILSFLLITFAAFNLFSQTEVEVINQTNKNALDSNQVKWQAALIKDSLLQVNKNKIVNVRWASKVVNFSSQFSKKEKAAYQVLGKPNVLPIGGDAKTAWCVKEKDGKESDNDTYIRVSYENPSRVQQVAIAESFNPGAVTKVTVYGVKGEQQVIYEKPAQNLGIKCRMMNIILPQATEFYVSEVEVRLDPIAVIGSNQIDAIGVSENKDSITWSINLIPMVEFPTIAENLGESINSIYDEVAPMISPDGKTIYFCRKLHPENAGGFNDEDDIWYSKKDDNGKWLPAKNIAAPLNNKFNNFVQSITPDGNSLLVGNLYNKDGSTGAGVSLTYKTKQGWALPEKQVIDDFLNLNPFANYFLSNDGKYLLMAIEKNDSYGELDIYVSFRKGDNKWSKPINLGPMINSCVNDYSPFLAADGVTLYFSTAGISGYGLEDIFVTTRLDDTWQNWSEPQNLGAKLNSASSDSKYNIPASGEFAFFSTSNKSIGKNDIFRIKLPTKIKPNPVVLISGKVINEKTNQPVDARIIVEELPSGKEAAIARTDPNTGEFKIILPAGKKYGFRAIGLGFFEVNKNIDLSDVKEYTEIEDEMLRMSPIEVGSVVRLNNIFFEFAKATLLPESFPELDRTADFLKSNNNIEIEIGGHTDDSGSDVTNQKLSEKRAQSVATYLIGKGVDTKRITVVGYGESRPVAFNTDEEGRAMNRRVEFKIMKK, from the coding sequence ATGAGATTAATCCTTAGTTTCTTACTTATTACTTTTGCGGCTTTTAATTTGTTTTCGCAAACAGAAGTTGAAGTTATTAATCAGACAAATAAGAATGCTCTTGATAGTAATCAGGTAAAATGGCAAGCAGCATTAATTAAAGACTCGCTCTTGCAAGTCAATAAAAACAAGATAGTTAACGTAAGATGGGCATCTAAAGTGGTCAACTTCTCATCGCAATTTTCAAAAAAAGAAAAGGCCGCTTATCAGGTTTTAGGGAAACCTAATGTATTACCAATTGGTGGAGATGCAAAAACCGCATGGTGCGTTAAAGAAAAAGACGGTAAAGAATCTGACAATGATACTTACATCAGAGTAAGTTATGAAAACCCTTCAAGGGTTCAGCAAGTTGCTATTGCAGAAAGCTTTAACCCCGGTGCAGTTACTAAAGTTACTGTATATGGTGTTAAAGGCGAACAACAGGTTATTTATGAAAAACCTGCACAAAATTTAGGTATAAAATGTAGGATGATGAATATTATTTTGCCACAGGCAACAGAGTTCTACGTTTCTGAAGTTGAAGTAAGGCTTGATCCTATTGCAGTAATCGGTAGTAATCAGATTGATGCTATTGGAGTTTCAGAAAATAAAGATTCTATTACATGGAGTATTAATTTAATTCCTATGGTAGAATTTCCAACTATTGCAGAAAATTTAGGCGAATCAATTAATTCAATTTATGACGAGGTTGCTCCAATGATTTCTCCTGATGGCAAAACCATTTATTTCTGTAGAAAATTACATCCTGAAAATGCTGGCGGTTTTAATGATGAAGATGATATATGGTATTCTAAAAAAGATGATAATGGCAAATGGCTACCTGCAAAAAATATTGCAGCACCTTTAAATAATAAGTTTAATAATTTTGTACAATCAATTACCCCTGACGGCAACTCTCTGTTAGTTGGCAATTTATACAACAAAGATGGTTCAACTGGTGCAGGAGTTTCTTTAACCTATAAAACAAAACAAGGTTGGGCATTACCTGAGAAGCAAGTTATTGATGACTTTTTAAATCTAAATCCATTTGCTAATTATTTTCTTTCTAATGACGGAAAATATCTTCTTATGGCTATTGAGAAAAACGATTCTTATGGCGAACTCGACATTTATGTAAGTTTCCGTAAAGGAGATAATAAATGGTCAAAACCAATTAATCTAGGTCCAATGATTAATTCATGTGTAAATGATTATAGCCCATTTTTGGCTGCTGATGGAGTAACATTATATTTTTCTACAGCAGGAATATCAGGATATGGATTAGAAGATATTTTTGTTACAACCCGTTTAGATGACACATGGCAAAACTGGAGTGAACCACAAAATTTAGGCGCAAAATTAAACAGCGCTTCATCAGATTCTAAATATAATATTCCAGCATCAGGTGAGTTTGCATTTTTCTCAACTTCAAATAAATCTATTGGTAAAAATGATATTTTCAGAATAAAACTTCCTACTAAGATTAAACCTAATCCTGTAGTTTTAATTTCAGGAAAAGTTATAAATGAAAAAACTAATCAACCTGTTGACGCCAGAATAATTGTTGAAGAATTACCAAGTGGAAAAGAAGCTGCAATTGCTCGTACCGACCCTAATACCGGTGAATTTAAAATTATACTTCCGGCAGGTAAAAAATACGGATTCCGTGCTATTGGTCTGGGTTTCTTTGAAGTTAACAAAAACATTGATTTAAGTGATGTAAAAGAATATACTGAAATTGAAGACGAAATGTTAAGAATGTCGCCAATTGAAGTAGGATCAGTTGTTAGACTTAATAATATTTTCTTTGAATTTGCTAAAGCAACATTATTACCTGAATCATTCCCTGAACTTGACCGTACTGCAGATTTTCTTAAATCAAATAATAATATTGAAATTGAAATTGGCGGACATACCGATGATTCTGGATCTGACGTTACAAATCAGAAACTTTCAGAAAAAAGAGCTCAGTCTGTTGCTACCTATTTAATCGGCAAAGGCGTTGACACAAAACGCATTACTGTTGTTGGTTATGGTGAAAGCCGTCCTGTAGCATTTAATACCGATGAAGAAGGTCGCGCAATGAACCGTCGTGTTGAATTTAAGATCATGAAAAAATAA
- a CDS encoding T9SS type A sorting domain-containing protein has product MKIIIIIVFLTFIAKISFGQLGLTMHDSLIIKQRTFYSPGPIGSGQGPLYVYTYYYYFINGDSTINGTNYKKLYKYSTSANSEFNFTSLIFNSLLLEDSNCIFQGTPGSMSKILDYNLQVGDSFKFIGYSPKQVLISIDSVLINGAYAKRFNFNKNIKWIKGIGDVNYGASFSNYDFLNPVPPIWDFWGSNFLCYAEYLTPIYNFGNYCNLPLNINQVNTENDFRIFPNPVFNNLNIEISSYNNFESIEIYSILGKKVKSILLTNDNIEIKVSDLPSGIYILKAEDKSHNIISKRFIKE; this is encoded by the coding sequence ATGAAAATTATTATTATAATAGTCTTTCTAACATTTATTGCTAAAATTTCCTTTGGTCAGTTAGGACTTACTATGCACGATTCATTAATTATAAAACAAAGAACATTTTACTCACCCGGACCAATTGGATCAGGACAAGGCCCTTTATATGTTTATACTTATTATTATTATTTCATAAATGGAGATTCAACTATTAATGGGACAAACTATAAAAAGCTTTATAAATATTCTACAAGCGCTAATTCTGAATTTAATTTTACTTCTTTAATATTTAATTCATTATTACTTGAAGATTCAAATTGTATTTTTCAAGGAACACCTGGTAGTATGTCTAAAATATTAGACTATAATTTACAAGTAGGAGATTCTTTTAAATTTATTGGCTACTCACCAAAACAAGTTTTAATAAGCATTGATTCTGTTTTAATAAATGGTGCTTATGCAAAAAGATTTAATTTTAATAAAAACATTAAATGGATAAAAGGTATTGGCGATGTTAATTATGGTGCAAGTTTTAGTAATTACGATTTTTTAAACCCTGTTCCGCCAATATGGGATTTCTGGGGGAGCAATTTTCTTTGTTATGCAGAATATTTAACACCAATTTATAACTTTGGCAATTATTGTAACTTACCATTAAATATTAATCAAGTAAACACTGAAAATGATTTTAGAATTTTTCCTAATCCAGTTTTCAATAATTTAAACATTGAAATTTCATCTTATAATAATTTTGAGTCAATTGAAATATATTCTATACTTGGCAAAAAGGTAAAAAGTATCCTTTTAACAAATGACAATATAGAAATAAAAGTTAGCGATCTTCCATCTGGAATTTATATTTTAAAAGCTGAAGATAAATCGCATAACATAATATCAAAACGATTTATTAAAGAGTAG
- a CDS encoding gamma carbonic anhydrase family protein, whose translation MALIIELRGIKPIFGKDCFFAENATVVGDVVMGDECSVWFNAVVRGDVNTIRIGNKVNIQDGAIVHVTYKKAPTVIGNNVSIAHNAIVHGCTIHDNVLIGMGAIVMDGAIIHSNSVIAAGAVVSENTVVEEGSVYAGIPAKKIKNVDPSLVVGQIERIANSYTMYASWYKE comes from the coding sequence ATGGCGTTGATTATAGAACTGAGAGGGATTAAACCTATATTTGGTAAAGATTGTTTTTTTGCAGAAAATGCTACAGTTGTTGGAGATGTTGTTATGGGCGACGAATGTAGTGTTTGGTTTAATGCAGTAGTAAGGGGAGATGTAAATACAATTCGAATTGGAAATAAAGTAAATATTCAGGATGGAGCAATAGTACACGTCACTTATAAGAAAGCACCAACAGTAATTGGTAACAATGTATCAATTGCACATAATGCGATTGTACATGGTTGTACTATTCACGACAATGTTCTAATTGGAATGGGAGCAATTGTTATGGACGGTGCAATAATTCATAGTAATTCAGTTATTGCAGCAGGAGCTGTAGTTTCTGAAAATACAGTCGTAGAAGAAGGCTCAGTTTACGCAGGCATACCTGCTAAAAAAATTAAGAATGTAGATCCTTCTTTAGTTGTCGGACAAATAGAAAGAATAGCAAATAGCTATACAATGTATGCTAGTTGGTATAAAGAATAA
- the clpP gene encoding ATP-dependent Clp endopeptidase proteolytic subunit ClpP: MKDNSEFRKYAIKHKGISSSIFDSYKSVTNSYISPTIIEERQLNIATMDVFSRLMMDRIIFLGAPIDDDVANIIQAQLLFLESSDPNKDIQIYFNTPGGSVYAGLGIYDTMQYIGSDVATICTGMAASMGAILLTAGAKGKRSALTHSRVMIHQPMGGAEGQASDIEITAREILKLKKELYEILAHHSGNTFAKIEKDSDRDYWMTAIEAKEYGLIDEVLVRDKKKK, from the coding sequence ATGAAAGATAATAGCGAATTCAGAAAATATGCAATAAAGCACAAAGGAATTAGCAGTTCTATTTTCGATAGTTATAAATCTGTAACAAATAGCTATATTTCTCCAACAATTATTGAAGAGCGTCAGTTAAACATTGCAACAATGGACGTTTTTTCAAGATTAATGATGGATCGTATTATCTTTTTAGGTGCACCAATTGATGATGATGTTGCCAATATTATTCAGGCTCAATTGTTATTTTTAGAAAGTAGCGATCCAAATAAAGATATTCAGATATATTTCAATACCCCTGGTGGTTCTGTGTATGCAGGATTAGGTATTTATGACACTATGCAATATATTGGATCTGATGTTGCAACAATTTGCACTGGAATGGCGGCTTCAATGGGAGCAATTCTTTTAACAGCCGGCGCAAAAGGTAAACGTTCAGCATTAACTCACAGCCGTGTTATGATTCACCAGCCAATGGGTGGTGCCGAAGGACAGGCAAGTGATATTGAAATAACAGCTCGCGAAATCTTAAAACTGAAAAAGGAGCTTTACGAAATTTTAGCACACCATTCAGGAAATACTTTTGCTAAAATTGAAAAAGACAGCGACCGCGACTATTGGATGACAGCCATTGAAGCAAAAGAATATGGCTTAATTGATGAGGTTTTAGTTCGCGATAAAAAGAAAAAATAA
- the tig gene encoding trigger factor yields MNITKTDIDALNAILNVKIEKADYEEKVEKAMRDIRKKASIKGFRPGMVPTGLVKKMYGKNVLIDEVNKILSDSLWNYVVENKINILGEPLANDNNLDKIDLDNEPTFEFSFEIGLSPVIDVKIDKKVKLPKYNLSVDQESIDNFKTYYTRNYGSYMPTDQSDEKSMLKGRMAQLNDEGKEFEGGIVNEESKMLVSVIKDEEIKKQFIGLAVNQYVSFDINKAFPNDDEIAGLLNQKKQDLVLTTNNFSFTVKEVSSFVDAEINQELWDKIYGKDVVTSEEQFLEKISSEIAESYKAESEYKLKADIRAQLMAQATFELPNDFLKKWLKKTSEKELTDEVLEKEYPAFQEDIKWQLVKEKFIKENDLRITEEEVNELAKQVAMAQFRQYGMNNVPDEYLDEMAKRILSSEKEKKRIEEKKVEDKVLEFVKESINLEIKEITPEEFRKL; encoded by the coding sequence ATGAATATTACAAAGACCGACATCGACGCATTAAATGCAATTTTGAATGTAAAAATTGAAAAAGCTGACTACGAAGAGAAAGTTGAGAAAGCAATGCGCGACATCAGAAAAAAAGCAAGTATTAAAGGCTTTAGACCAGGAATGGTTCCTACAGGGTTAGTAAAAAAGATGTATGGTAAAAATGTATTAATTGATGAAGTAAATAAGATTTTATCTGATTCGCTTTGGAATTATGTTGTAGAAAATAAAATTAATATTCTTGGCGAACCTTTAGCAAATGATAATAATCTAGATAAAATTGATTTAGATAATGAGCCAACTTTCGAATTTTCTTTTGAAATTGGGCTTTCACCTGTTATTGATGTTAAAATTGACAAAAAAGTAAAACTTCCAAAGTATAATTTATCTGTTGATCAGGAATCAATTGATAATTTTAAAACTTATTATACCAGAAATTACGGATCATATATGCCTACCGATCAAAGCGATGAAAAATCAATGCTTAAAGGGCGTATGGCACAGTTAAATGATGAAGGTAAAGAATTTGAAGGCGGTATAGTTAACGAGGAATCAAAAATGCTTGTTTCTGTTATTAAAGATGAAGAAATTAAAAAGCAATTTATTGGTTTAGCTGTTAATCAGTATGTAAGCTTTGATATTAATAAGGCATTTCCAAATGATGATGAAATAGCAGGTTTATTAAATCAGAAAAAACAGGATTTAGTATTAACCACAAATAATTTTAGTTTTACAGTAAAAGAGGTTAGTTCTTTTGTTGATGCTGAAATTAATCAGGAACTTTGGGATAAAATATATGGTAAAGATGTAGTTACTTCTGAAGAACAATTTTTAGAAAAAATATCATCAGAAATAGCTGAAAGCTATAAAGCTGAAAGTGAATATAAACTTAAAGCTGATATTCGTGCACAGTTAATGGCACAGGCAACTTTCGAACTTCCAAACGATTTCTTGAAAAAATGGTTAAAGAAAACCAGTGAGAAAGAACTTACCGATGAGGTATTAGAAAAAGAATATCCTGCATTTCAGGAAGATATTAAATGGCAACTTGTTAAAGAAAAATTTATTAAAGAAAACGATTTAAGAATTACTGAAGAAGAAGTTAACGAGTTGGCTAAACAGGTGGCTATGGCGCAGTTCCGTCAATATGGAATGAATAACGTACCTGATGAATATCTTGATGAAATGGCAAAAAGAATTTTATCAAGCGAAAAAGAGAAAAAACGTATCGAAGAGAAAAAAGTTGAAGATAAAGTGTTAGAATTTGTGAAAGAATCAATAAATTTGGAAATAAAAGAAATTACTCCAGAAGAGTTCCGCAAATTGTAA
- a CDS encoding response regulator produces MNKIKEINTKHGSDAEFLITLQKEIANELSITLSLREAVHVLLEHLIRIDCFFGGAVYILSSNNDLQFEYEIGLPSSFKSTANIFKNSSPEVELALSEHISLIKKSDNRDEFLIFDSISKANSFITAPVKLNREIVALLVLISEKEGTPANIVTETVEAVSAKIGGVIGRLDSENLLREHQTNFESLFKGINDMLFIVNTDGRIIHFNPIAAQKLGYSDEDLSNMYISQIHPAELSFDIKNTLEKAFKGKTMLSFFPLLSATGEMIASETTYSLGKWDGKDMLFLVVRDMRERKAAQEEITIERKKAEEANKAKTVFLANMSHAFRIPMNSIIGMSELLLKTDLTKKQFNFLNVIIKSAENLMVIVNDLLDISKIESGEIALQNKTFSLKDVISSVINNQFYNVRSKGIELLSDYVVYGDDYYVKGDSARLNQILLNLVENAIKYTEKGKVEIKVAKQSGCNEYCTFNFEVSDTGIGITTERMKEIIGSFANNRPISTETSGGSGLGLVISNKLIELMGGKLEISSIPERGSVFSFKIKFSLSEEGDLFLEEDANDKMNFNSIDKIRVLLAEDQVFNQMVVQSMIEDWGFEIDIVENGLGVIEKLKTTRYDVVLMDIQMPIMDGVEATRQIRKDFKKPVSETPIIAITANAYSEDHRKYIEAGMNDTISKPFKSQVLFHKIANSLGMANANFSHSHERFNDNDVILNSRDENLFDLSVLKGISKGSKQTIEKMLTVFIEKTLEEMGQIKTATENQNWQQITTIAHKMKPALSYLGMKLLENKINEIQRLAKEMKEVEKIPPIVQLSEQLLNKIILLLKKEIAS; encoded by the coding sequence ATGAATAAAATAAAAGAAATTAACACAAAACACGGTTCTGACGCAGAATTTCTGATTACACTACAAAAAGAAATTGCAAATGAATTAAGTATTACATTAAGTTTACGTGAAGCAGTTCATGTATTACTTGAACATCTTATAAGAATAGATTGTTTCTTTGGAGGTGCTGTATATATTTTATCATCAAATAATGACTTGCAATTTGAATATGAAATCGGATTGCCTTCATCATTTAAGTCGACTGCAAATATTTTTAAAAATTCTTCGCCTGAAGTTGAACTTGCATTGAGTGAGCATATAAGTTTAATAAAAAAATCAGATAATCGTGATGAGTTTTTAATTTTTGATAGTATCAGTAAAGCAAATTCTTTTATAACAGCACCTGTAAAACTTAATCGAGAAATTGTAGCTCTTTTAGTTTTAATTTCTGAAAAAGAAGGAACTCCCGCAAATATTGTTACAGAAACAGTTGAGGCAGTAAGTGCAAAAATTGGAGGTGTTATCGGTCGTTTAGATTCTGAAAATTTACTTCGTGAACATCAAACTAATTTTGAGAGTTTGTTTAAGGGAATAAACGATATGTTGTTTATTGTTAATACCGATGGCAGAATAATTCATTTTAACCCTATTGCTGCACAAAAATTAGGATATTCTGATGAAGATCTTTCTAATATGTACATAAGTCAGATTCACCCTGCAGAACTTTCATTTGATATTAAAAATACTCTTGAAAAAGCATTTAAAGGAAAAACAATGCTTTCATTTTTTCCTTTACTATCTGCTACCGGAGAAATGATTGCATCAGAAACTACTTATTCTCTTGGTAAATGGGATGGAAAAGATATGCTTTTTCTTGTGGTAAGAGACATGCGTGAAAGAAAAGCTGCACAAGAAGAAATAACTATCGAACGGAAAAAAGCTGAAGAAGCAAACAAAGCCAAAACAGTTTTCCTTGCAAATATGAGCCATGCTTTCAGAATTCCAATGAATTCAATAATAGGCATGTCAGAATTATTATTAAAAACAGATCTTACAAAAAAGCAATTTAATTTTTTAAATGTTATAATTAAGTCAGCTGAAAATTTAATGGTTATTGTAAACGATTTGCTGGATATTTCTAAAATTGAATCAGGTGAAATTGCATTACAGAATAAAACATTTAGTCTTAAAGATGTTATATCATCAGTTATTAATAATCAGTTTTATAATGTAAGGTCGAAGGGAATAGAATTATTATCAGACTATGTTGTTTATGGCGATGATTATTATGTAAAGGGAGATTCGGCAAGGTTAAATCAGATTCTTTTAAATTTAGTTGAAAATGCAATAAAATATACAGAAAAAGGTAAAGTCGAAATAAAAGTCGCTAAGCAATCAGGATGTAATGAGTATTGTACTTTTAATTTCGAAGTTTCTGATACTGGTATAGGTATAACAACCGAACGAATGAAAGAGATTATTGGTAGTTTTGCTAACAACCGACCAATATCTACAGAAACAAGTGGTGGATCGGGTCTAGGATTAGTTATTTCTAATAAACTTATTGAATTAATGGGAGGTAAATTAGAAATATCTAGTATACCAGAAAGAGGATCAGTGTTTTCATTTAAAATTAAATTTTCATTAAGCGAGGAGGGTGATTTGTTTTTGGAAGAAGATGCTAATGATAAAATGAATTTTAATTCAATTGATAAAATTAGAGTTTTATTAGCAGAAGATCAGGTTTTTAATCAGATGGTAGTTCAGTCGATGATTGAAGACTGGGGATTTGAGATTGACATTGTTGAAAATGGATTAGGTGTTATTGAGAAACTAAAAACAACAAGATATGACGTGGTGTTAATGGATATTCAAATGCCCATAATGGATGGAGTTGAGGCAACACGTCAAATTAGAAAAGACTTTAAAAAACCTGTTAGTGAAACACCAATAATTGCAATTACTGCGAATGCTTATAGCGAAGATCATAGGAAATATATAGAAGCTGGAATGAATGATACTATATCAAAACCTTTTAAATCACAAGTATTATTTCATAAAATTGCTAATTCTTTAGGTATGGCAAATGCTAATTTTTCTCATAGCCACGAAAGATTTAATGATAATGATGTGATACTTAATTCAAGAGATGAAAATCTGTTTGATTTGTCGGTTCTTAAAGGAATCTCAAAAGGAAGTAAGCAAACAATTGAAAAAATGCTGACTGTTTTTATTGAGAAAACATTAGAGGAAATGGGTCAGATAAAAACTGCAACTGAAAATCAGAATTGGCAACAAATTACTACTATAGCGCATAAAATGAAGCCGGCTCTTTCTTATCTTGGAATGAAACTTCTTGAAAATAAAATAAACGAAATTCAAAGGTTGGCAAAAGAGATGAAAGAGGTTGAAAAAATACCGCCAATTGTACAGCTTTCTGAACAATTGTTAAATAAAATAATATTGCTTCTTAAGAAAGAGATTGCCAGCTAA
- the clpX gene encoding ATP-dependent Clp protease ATP-binding subunit ClpX, whose translation MDKCSFCGRSRKEAGMLIEGMSGHICDSCVDQAKQIITEESHRSTKKAAPKQKLLKPIQIFEFLNQYVIGQEDAKRSLSVAVYNHYKRIFQEQTDNEVEIEKSNIILVGETGTGKTLLARTIAKMLDVPFTIVDATVLTEAGYVGEDVESLLSRLLQAADYDVKRAQIGIVFIDEIDKIARKGDNPSITRDVSGEGVQQGLLKLLEGSVVNVPPQGGRKHPEQRFIEVDTKNILFICGGAFDGIQKKISKRLNTLVVGYHASRDKDQIDRDNLIKYIAPQDLRAFGLIPEIIGRLPLLTYLHPLDRAALRQILTDPKNALTKQYMKLFEIDGINLTFDEKALEYIVDKAIEFKLGARGLRSICETIMLDAMFDSPTSKIKSLNITEDYCKSKLDKSTLKKLQAAV comes from the coding sequence ATGGATAAATGTTCGTTTTGCGGTCGTAGTCGCAAAGAAGCCGGAATGCTGATTGAAGGTATGTCGGGACATATTTGCGATAGCTGTGTAGATCAGGCAAAGCAAATTATTACAGAAGAAAGCCATAGATCGACAAAAAAGGCTGCACCAAAACAAAAGTTACTGAAACCGATTCAGATATTTGAATTTTTAAATCAATATGTAATCGGACAGGAGGATGCAAAAAGATCTTTATCAGTAGCTGTTTATAACCACTATAAAAGAATTTTTCAGGAACAGACAGATAACGAAGTTGAAATAGAAAAATCAAATATTATTTTAGTTGGTGAAACCGGAACAGGTAAAACACTTTTGGCACGAACAATTGCTAAAATGCTTGATGTGCCTTTTACCATTGTTGACGCAACTGTTCTTACTGAAGCTGGTTATGTAGGCGAAGATGTAGAAAGTTTGTTATCACGACTTTTGCAAGCTGCCGATTATGATGTAAAACGTGCACAAATTGGAATTGTATTTATTGATGAAATAGATAAAATTGCACGAAAAGGAGATAACCCTTCGATAACACGAGATGTTTCAGGTGAGGGTGTTCAACAGGGACTATTAAAATTACTCGAAGGTTCTGTTGTTAATGTTCCACCACAAGGTGGAAGAAAACATCCCGAGCAAAGATTTATAGAAGTTGATACAAAAAATATTCTTTTTATTTGTGGTGGTGCTTTTGATGGAATACAGAAAAAAATAAGCAAAAGGTTAAATACTTTAGTTGTTGGATACCATGCCAGTCGCGATAAAGATCAGATTGACCGTGACAATTTAATAAAATATATTGCCCCTCAGGATTTAAGAGCATTTGGTTTAATACCTGAAATAATTGGGCGTTTGCCATTGCTAACATACTTGCATCCACTGGATCGTGCTGCGTTAAGACAAATTCTTACAGATCCTAAAAATGCTTTAACAAAGCAGTATATGAAGCTTTTTGAAATAGATGGAATAAATTTAACATTTGATGAGAAAGCTTTAGAATATATTGTTGACAAAGCAATAGAATTTAAGCTTGGTGCCCGTGGACTCCGTTCTATTTGCGAAACTATTATGCTCGATGCAATGTTTGATTCACCAACTTCAAAAATAAAATCTTTAAACATTACCGAAGATTATTGCAAAAGCAAATTAGATAAATCTACACTAAAAAAATTGCAGGCTGCAGTTTAA